The genomic window GTCGTTGATGGGAAAAAATAATTGACGCCGGACACCTGGCGCCCTACCTGGCGCAGCCGCCCATTCCCCCACCCATGCCGCCGCCCATCCCGCCCATGTCGCGGTCGGGCGCCGAGCCAGACCCGGCCGGCGTTTCGTCCGCCGTCGCGCCCGAGCCGGGGCTCGCCGCCGCCGCATCCTCGGCGTCTGCCAGCACGGCGACGCGCGCCGAGTTGCCTAGAGCGTCCAGGGCCGACGAAACCTGGTCCAGGGCTCCACCGACCTCGAGAAACGCTGCCTGTCCTGCACTCGAAACGGGCGCCGCCCGTGCCGGCGCCGGTTGGCCATGTGCCGGCCCGGAAACCGGGGTCTCAGGGGCGCTCGCCGGGCGGGGTGCCGCGGCTCCGATCTGCGCAGCGCCTGGCTGGCCGGGTTCGATTCGCATGCGTTCTTCCTTGATCCGAACGAACGGCGGGAGTGTCCCTACTAATTAGACTAATAGCCTTGACGAGGGCCGATGCCGTCCGGGTTTTCCCCCGTCGTGAAACCGATTACTATGCGGGCTAGTAGTCGCTTTGCGTTTCACAACGCCCGAGCTCAAGCTGAATCGATGTCTTTCACGTATTCATCGGCGGTGGCGTCGCAGGATCTCATCCAGGTCGGTCAGAATCTCCGGCATCTCGAGTACCTCCGCGAATTCCCGCACGGCGGCGCGAATCTCGTCGAAGTCGACGTCCGGGTTGGCTTCCAGGATGTGCTCGATGTCGGCGATGTCTTTGGCGCGACGAGGCAATGCCTTCGAGATGATCGCATCCTCGGGTATCGGGTACCGGAGTTTGATCCCGGCGACTTCGTCGACTCGCGCCCTGGCCACCATGCGCGTTTCGAACGGGAGGATGCCGAACGAGATGTCCACTTCGATGCCGCTGGACCGGTGAATGAGGAGGAGGACCCGCGAGCGTGCGGCAAAGGCTAGGGCGTCGTCCATGCGGGCGTCGAAACCGTTCCGCTCGGCACTGGCGAGCAGGGATGGCGCCTCGGCGAGATCCACCAGGACAACGGCATCGATATCGTCCGTGATTCGTGGCCTTCCGAGCAGCCCGGCCGCGACCCCTCCGATCAGGACTCCGGCGATGCCCTCCGCGTCGAACCATGCCATCAGATCACGAAGCGCGTCGCGCAGGGCGCGCAGCGGGCCATCCGGCCGGTCGGACAAGTCAACGTGCCTTGAGGCGAAGCCAGATGGCACGGGCCGCCTCGGTGTCTTCGGTCCTGCCCTTGGTGAAGGCAGGATCCCGCCCCGACGCCAGCATCACGGCAATTCGCCGAAGTTTCCGCGCCAGCGGAGTATCCCGCAGCTCCTGGAGCGCGCGCTCGTTGGCCACTTCCCAGCCGCGTCTCCAGGCAAGGGCCGCTTCGCGGGTCAGCTCCTGAGCCATCGCTTCGATAGTAATCTGCCGCCGGGCCAATGCATAGCAACCGCTCGGGGTAGGGCGGATCATTCGATCCACGCCCCAGCGCCCCGCCCATCGTGACTACGCGGACTGGGAGTCGCTTCGCATTCTCAGCGCCCGACCGCGATCGTGAGGCCGACGTAGTTCGAGCCACCGACGAGCGGCATCCTCGCGACGTCCGACTCGTACCAGGCCCGACGGAACTCGGCCTCGTCGAGCTGCATGTACGGCCCGTCGATGCTGTCGTGGTAGACGATCTTGCCCTGTTCTTCGTTGTAGCCGATCACCACCACATAGTGCGGCACCGAGAACTGCAGCAGCACGATCGGCGGCCGGCCGGCGTCGACCTCCGCCTTGACGTGATTGAGGGTCCCGTTCTTGTAGGCCTGCGGTCTTAGCCCTCGCGAGCGCAGGAAGTTGACCATGGTCTGCTGCGTCGTGGCGAGGTTGAAGCGGTTGCTCTCGTCGACGACCTGCTGGTACGAAGGGGCGGAGTCGTGCTGCCAGTACCGGAGCACCATCGTGAGGGCGGCCTGGCCGCAGGTGTTGTCCGGCATCGACCGGTCGCCCTGGATCACGTTGCCCTGCTTGATGAACCGGACGTTTTCCAGGAGCACCGTCCCGTCGCCGAAGCGGGCGAGGGGATGCTCTCCGGCAGACGCGACCATCCGGCCGACGGGCGTGCCGGGATAGTTCACCCTGGCGCCACGGACGTTGTCGGTGAGGGCCACCTCGCCGTCGGGAGTCCGGAACGATCGGGCGTCGAATACCTTCACCCCGCCGAGGGTCGCTCCGGTCCCGCAGCCCGTGAGCGAAGCCGCGCCGAGCGTCGCCACGAGCGAGGCCGCGACCAGCTTTCGCTGGATGGCCAGGGCGGCGGAGATCTGGATCGGCCGCGCGTGGCCCGCGGCGACCAGGATATCCCCCAGCGGCCGGGCATCCTCCTTCTGCCGCTCGAGGGCGCGATCCAGTTGCTCGCGTGATACGACGCAGGTGGCGACCAGGATCTCGCCGAGCAGTACACGCGCGTCTCGGGCCGGCCTGCGCTGGAGGTGGAGGACCGCGTCGACTTCCATCCGCGTGGCGGCGCCGAGTTCGACCAGCGTCTCGCCGAGCTTGCCGGGGCGTACGGCCTGGCGCGCCAGTCCGCGCTCGAGGTCCTCCGGGGAGATGAATCCACCGGCAACCAGGAGCTGGCCGATGAGTGGCTTTTCCGCCATGGAGGCTCCCCGCTTCGGCACCGCGTCTTCCTACGAATTATCCTAGTAAGATAGAGCGGTCGCCTGGCTACGGGTAAAACCCGTATCTTCGCCCGATCGCTACGAGTTTGCTTCGTAACCGGCGATAACTCCCTGGCGACGCGGGCAGCAGGAGGCGGGAGGAAGGTATGGCGAAGATGGCCGTCGGAAGGCAGTTGCCGCCGCGTGAGGGCACGGCCCTGGTCCGGACGAGGCGGAGCGAGGCGGGCCGAGGGGCGCCGGCCGCCGCCGCGGGGGTCATGGCGGCCGACCGGCTCGTGCTGTCGCCGCAAGCTGCCGCCCGGGCCGGCGAGAAGGCCGGGGGCTTCCTCTCCGGCCTGTGGGACCGTGCCGGCGACCTCCTGGAGGACGCGAGGTTCTGGACCGGCATCGGCGCGTCGTGGGCCCGCGACTGGGTCGAGCGCAAGGTCGTCGTGCCGTGGAAGCTGTACAGGAGTGACGAGGAGCGGCAACTTGCGTTCACGGACGGCGCCGGGAAGGCGGCGACGGCCAGGGTCGAGCCTGCCGGCGTCGTCGGCGGCGATCAGACCTTCCGCGTGACGTACGGGCGTAACTCGTTCCTGGCGGAGATCCCGGCAGGCCTGGATGCCGACGCGGCGATCGCCCGGGCGCTCACCTACTTCAGCCAGGTGCCCGCCCAC from Candidatus Tanganyikabacteria bacterium includes these protein-coding regions:
- a CDS encoding nucleotidyltransferase, which gives rise to MSDRPDGPLRALRDALRDLMAWFDAEGIAGVLIGGVAAGLLGRPRITDDIDAVVLVDLAEAPSLLASAERNGFDARMDDALAFAARSRVLLLIHRSSGIEVDISFGILPFETRMVARARVDEVAGIKLRYPIPEDAIISKALPRRAKDIADIEHILEANPDVDFDEIRAAVREFAEVLEMPEILTDLDEILRRHRR
- a CDS encoding C39 family peptidase — its product is MAEKPLIGQLLVAGGFISPEDLERGLARQAVRPGKLGETLVELGAATRMEVDAVLHLQRRPARDARVLLGEILVATCVVSREQLDRALERQKEDARPLGDILVAAGHARPIQISAALAIQRKLVAASLVATLGAASLTGCGTGATLGGVKVFDARSFRTPDGEVALTDNVRGARVNYPGTPVGRMVASAGEHPLARFGDGTVLLENVRFIKQGNVIQGDRSMPDNTCGQAALTMVLRYWQHDSAPSYQQVVDESNRFNLATTQQTMVNFLRSRGLRPQAYKNGTLNHVKAEVDAGRPPIVLLQFSVPHYVVVIGYNEEQGKIVYHDSIDGPYMQLDEAEFRRAWYESDVARMPLVGGSNYVGLTIAVGR